The following proteins are co-located in the Megalobrama amblycephala isolate DHTTF-2021 linkage group LG12, ASM1881202v1, whole genome shotgun sequence genome:
- the ndufa7 gene encoding NADH dehydrogenase [ubiquinone] 1 alpha subcomplex subunit 7 translates to MASATKIIQRLRNYLSGQNLQSKLQLRYTEIAKRTQPPPKLPVGPSHKFANNYYCQRDGRRESVPPTVIMSSQKALTAGSEVSGKSKCPVVPGPQPKELPLSVD, encoded by the exons ATGGCGTCGGCTACGAAAATTATCCAGAGACTGAGGAATTATTTGTCTGGG caaaatctccagtcAAAACTACAACTTCGGTACACTGAAATTGCAAAGAG GACTCAGCCACCACCCAAACTTCCTGTTGGACCCAGTcataaatttgcaaataactACTACTGTCAGAGAGATGGACGCAGAGAGTCTGTTCCACCAACTGTGATCATGTCTTCACAGAAGGCCCTAACCGCTGGAAG tgaGGTTTCTGGAAAATCCAAATGTCCTGTTGTGCCCGGGCCCCAGCCGAAGGAACTTCCACTCAGCGTTGACTAA